In one window of Brenneria goodwinii DNA:
- the cecR gene encoding transcriptional regulator CecR yields the protein MAQKSTTSNRSDQTRQHLIEAALAVFGEFGPQAATTRDIANRAGQNIAAIAYHFHSKEGLYLAVANWIADYIRQTYHPLVEEIDAFMRLPLHQQSSEQLMEYLRRGILTFSRLMTRSETLNLSRIVTREQLSPTEAYPLIHQQVIEPMHRLLTTLVARYTGLDQNDPKVIVHTHALIGEVLSFRVARETILLRAGWKDIGNEQTTLIQQVLMEHLEILLNGLRDNHARQMKE from the coding sequence ATGGCTCAGAAATCCACGACGTCGAACCGCAGCGACCAGACGCGACAACACCTCATCGAGGCCGCGCTGGCGGTATTCGGCGAATTCGGCCCGCAGGCTGCGACCACCCGCGACATCGCCAACCGCGCCGGACAGAACATTGCCGCTATCGCTTATCACTTCCACTCCAAGGAAGGGCTTTATCTGGCCGTGGCCAACTGGATAGCGGATTATATTCGTCAGACCTACCACCCTTTGGTAGAGGAAATCGACGCCTTTATGCGGCTCCCGCTGCATCAGCAGTCGTCGGAACAGCTTATGGAGTACCTTCGACGCGGCATTCTGACGTTCAGCCGCCTGATGACCCGTTCGGAAACGCTGAATCTGAGCCGGATTGTGACCCGGGAACAACTTTCCCCCACGGAGGCCTATCCGCTAATCCATCAGCAGGTTATCGAACCGATGCACCGGTTGCTGACGACGTTGGTCGCCCGCTATACCGGACTGGATCAGAATGACCCCAAAGTTATCGTGCACACCCATGCGCTAATTGGCGAGGTGCTCTCCTTTCGCGTCGCCAGGGAAACCATCCTCCTGCGTGCGGGCTGGAAAGATATCGGCAACGAGCAAACGACGCTCATTCAGCAGGTTCTGATGGAACACCTTGAAATTCTCCTCAACGGACTGCGGGACAATCATGCCCGACAGATGAAGGAATAA
- a CDS encoding ATP-binding cassette domain-containing protein: MNDISARIEIKALEKRFPGQDKPALASLTEQIRGGAVTGLVGPDGAGKTTLLRMLAGLLTPSSGSVQVAGLDPIKQDRQLHAILGYMPQKFGLYEDLTVMENMNLYADLRGITGAVRRETFDRLLSFTDLTRFTERLAGKLSGGMKQKLGLACTLLGQPNVLLLDEPGVGVDPISRRELWRMVHELADEGMLIVWSTSYLDEAEQCRDILLLNEGEQLYRGEPRELTEKMAGRSVLVSAHDESHRKLLQRALRQPQVSDGVIQGQFVRLILQPDADRAALLSALGLPEESLKDTDPRFEDAFIDMLGGGPASESSLAKIMPVIEINGEETVIEARQLTKKFGDFAATDHVSFKVQRGEIFGLLGPNGAGKSTTFKMMCGLLVPTDGKALVLDMDLKTSSGKARQHLGYMAQKFSLYGNLTVEQNLRFFSGVYGLEGKAQRDKMAEMEKAFNFQPIYHQTPDALPLGFKQRLALACALMHEPDILFLDEPTSGVDPLTRREFWIHINGMVNKGVTVMVTTHFMDEAEYCDRIGLVYHGKLIAAGTPDDLKQKAADEQTPSPTMEEAFIALIQDYDRENTHG, encoded by the coding sequence ATGAATGATATTTCCGCGCGCATTGAGATAAAAGCGCTGGAAAAACGGTTTCCGGGCCAGGACAAACCGGCGCTTGCCAGTCTCACTGAGCAGATTCGCGGCGGGGCCGTTACCGGATTGGTCGGTCCGGACGGGGCCGGGAAAACCACTCTGCTGCGTATGCTGGCGGGCTTGTTGACCCCCAGCAGCGGTTCGGTACAGGTGGCGGGGTTGGATCCCATAAAACAAGATCGCCAGCTCCATGCGATCCTCGGCTACATGCCGCAAAAATTCGGCCTGTACGAAGACCTGACGGTCATGGAAAACATGAATCTGTATGCCGATTTGCGCGGTATTACCGGCGCCGTTCGCCGGGAGACATTCGACCGGCTGCTGTCGTTTACCGACCTCACCCGCTTTACCGAACGCCTGGCCGGAAAACTCTCCGGCGGGATGAAGCAAAAGCTGGGGTTGGCCTGTACGCTGCTGGGGCAACCTAACGTTCTGCTGCTTGACGAGCCGGGCGTCGGGGTCGATCCCATCTCCCGCCGCGAACTCTGGCGCATGGTGCATGAGCTGGCCGATGAAGGCATGCTGATCGTGTGGAGCACATCGTATCTGGATGAAGCCGAACAGTGCCGGGATATTCTGCTGCTCAATGAAGGGGAACAGCTATACCGCGGCGAACCCCGGGAATTGACGGAAAAGATGGCCGGCCGCAGCGTGCTGGTCAGCGCCCATGACGAAAGCCACCGCAAATTGCTGCAACGCGCGCTGCGCCAACCGCAGGTCAGCGACGGCGTGATTCAGGGGCAGTTCGTACGGCTGATTTTGCAACCGGATGCCGACCGGGCGGCGTTGCTGTCGGCTCTGGGTCTGCCGGAAGAGAGCTTGAAGGACACCGATCCGCGTTTTGAGGATGCGTTTATCGATATGCTGGGCGGCGGCCCGGCCAGCGAATCCTCGCTGGCGAAAATCATGCCGGTGATTGAAATCAACGGGGAAGAAACCGTTATTGAAGCACGGCAGTTGACGAAAAAATTCGGCGACTTCGCCGCCACCGACCATGTCAGTTTTAAGGTTCAGCGCGGTGAAATTTTTGGTCTGCTGGGTCCCAACGGCGCGGGAAAATCCACCACCTTCAAAATGATGTGCGGCTTGCTGGTGCCTACCGACGGCAAAGCGCTGGTACTGGACATGGATCTGAAAACCAGCTCAGGCAAAGCGCGTCAGCATTTGGGCTATATGGCGCAGAAATTCTCTCTGTACGGCAACCTGACGGTGGAACAGAACCTGCGTTTCTTCTCCGGCGTATACGGTCTGGAGGGCAAAGCCCAGCGCGATAAAATGGCGGAAATGGAAAAAGCGTTTAACTTCCAGCCGATTTATCACCAAACGCCCGACGCTCTGCCGCTGGGATTCAAACAGCGGCTGGCGTTGGCCTGCGCGTTGATGCATGAGCCGGACATTCTGTTTCTGGATGAACCGACCTCCGGCGTCGATCCCCTCACCCGCCGGGAGTTCTGGATTCATATCAACGGCATGGTGAACAAAGGCGTCACGGTAATGGTGACCACCCACTTTATGGATGAGGCCGAGTATTGCGACCGCATCGGGCTGGTTTATCACGGTAAGCTGATCGCCGCCGGCACGCCGGACGACCTGAAACAAAAGGCCGCCGACGAACAGACGCCGTCCCCCACCATGGAAGAAGCGTTTATCGCGCTGATCCAGGACTATGACCGGGAGAACACGCATGGATAG
- a CDS encoding ABC transporter permease → MDSQQDSTHFSWRRLRALCQKETRQILRDPSSGLIAFVIPLLLLFIFGYGINLDSSRLRVGILVEQQSEDALDLAAAFTASPFIAPTISDNRQQLIQMMQAGRIRGLIVIPVNFAEQMARSSVDAPIQVITDGTEPNTANFVQAYAQGIWLIWQQQRASDRGEAFEQLIEVQQRYWFNPAAISQHFIVPGAITIIMTVIGAILTSLVIAREWERGTMEALLSTQVTRTELLLAKLIPYYVLGMIAMVLCIVVARFVMQVPYRGSLLVLFGISSLFLASTLGMGLLISTLTKNQFNAAMMALNVAFLPAIMLSGFIFEIDSMPVLVRAVSYLIPARYFVSTLQTLFLAGNISSVLLINLLFLIASAVVFIGLTAWKTQRRLD, encoded by the coding sequence ATGGATAGTCAGCAAGACAGCACCCATTTTTCCTGGCGTCGCCTGCGCGCCCTGTGCCAGAAGGAAACCCGGCAAATCCTGCGCGATCCCAGTAGCGGCTTGATCGCCTTTGTTATCCCGTTGCTGCTGCTATTTATCTTCGGCTACGGCATCAATCTTGATTCCAGCCGGCTTCGTGTCGGCATTCTGGTAGAACAGCAAAGCGAAGATGCCCTGGATTTGGCCGCCGCCTTCACCGCATCGCCGTTTATCGCCCCGACGATTAGCGATAACCGGCAGCAGCTGATTCAGATGATGCAGGCGGGCCGGATTCGCGGGCTGATTGTCATCCCCGTCAATTTCGCCGAACAGATGGCGCGCTCCTCTGTTGATGCGCCCATTCAGGTGATTACCGATGGCACCGAACCCAATACCGCCAATTTTGTCCAGGCCTATGCCCAGGGGATATGGCTGATCTGGCAGCAACAGCGGGCCAGCGACAGAGGCGAGGCGTTTGAACAACTGATCGAGGTGCAGCAGCGCTACTGGTTCAACCCGGCGGCCATCAGCCAGCACTTCATCGTGCCCGGCGCCATTACCATTATCATGACCGTAATCGGCGCCATTCTGACTTCGCTGGTTATCGCCCGCGAATGGGAGCGCGGCACCATGGAAGCCCTGTTATCCACGCAGGTGACCCGCACCGAACTGCTGCTGGCGAAACTGATCCCCTACTATGTTCTTGGCATGATCGCGATGGTGCTGTGTATTGTGGTCGCCCGCTTCGTTATGCAGGTGCCCTATCGCGGCTCGCTGCTGGTGCTGTTCGGCATCAGCAGCCTGTTTCTCGCCAGTACGCTGGGGATGGGACTATTGATTTCCACCCTGACCAAAAATCAGTTCAATGCGGCGATGATGGCGCTGAACGTCGCCTTTTTGCCTGCCATCATGCTGTCCGGATTTATTTTCGAGATTGACAGTATGCCGGTGCTGGTGCGCGCCGTCTCCTACCTGATCCCCGCCCGTTATTTTGTCAGCACGCTGCAAACGCTGTTTCTGGCGGGCAACATCAGCAGCGTACTGTTAATCAACCTGCTGTTTCTTATCGCCTCCGCCGTGGTATTCATCGGCCTCACGGCCTGGAAAACCCAGCGCAGACTGGACTAG
- the hlyD gene encoding secretion protein HlyD — MNKKKLAFAIVIIVLIAAAIYGFVQYRQQQEKPLTLYGNVDIRSVNLAFRVGGRLADLKVDEGDGIQPGQPLAMLDSAPYQNALRQAQANVASAKAQLNLLQEGYRREEIEQVRSQLVQSQAAYDYANSFYQRQQGLWARRSISADALEDAKTARNQALATLQGAKDKLKQYESGNRPQEIASAQAALAQAEAAQAQAELDLKDTELLSPSAGVILTRAVESGSMLSSGSTVFTLSLTRPVWVRAYINEQNLGRAVPGSSILVYTDGRPDKPYHGQIGFVSPSAEFTPKSVETEDLRTDLVYRLRIVVNDADEHLRQGMPVTLRFAQDASSHE, encoded by the coding sequence ATGAATAAGAAAAAATTGGCTTTCGCCATTGTTATTATCGTCCTGATCGCGGCGGCGATTTATGGCTTCGTTCAATACCGACAGCAGCAGGAAAAACCGCTGACGCTATATGGCAATGTCGATATTCGTTCCGTGAATCTGGCATTCCGCGTGGGCGGACGGCTAGCCGATCTGAAAGTGGACGAAGGGGACGGCATTCAGCCTGGTCAACCTCTGGCCATGCTGGATAGCGCCCCTTATCAGAATGCCCTTCGCCAGGCGCAGGCCAATGTCGCCAGCGCCAAGGCGCAGTTGAATTTGTTGCAGGAAGGCTATCGCCGGGAAGAGATCGAACAGGTGCGTTCTCAATTGGTGCAAAGTCAGGCGGCCTATGATTACGCCAACAGTTTCTATCAGCGCCAGCAAGGGCTGTGGGCAAGACGGTCTATTTCCGCCGACGCCTTAGAAGATGCCAAGACCGCCCGCAACCAGGCATTGGCGACCTTACAAGGCGCCAAAGACAAGCTGAAACAGTATGAAAGCGGCAACCGGCCACAGGAGATCGCCAGCGCGCAGGCCGCCCTGGCTCAGGCTGAGGCCGCACAGGCGCAAGCCGAACTGGACCTGAAAGATACCGAGTTGCTCTCGCCGTCCGCCGGCGTCATCCTGACCCGGGCGGTGGAAAGCGGCAGTATGCTCAGTTCGGGAAGTACGGTATTTACCCTGTCATTGACCCGCCCGGTCTGGGTTCGCGCTTATATCAACGAACAGAATTTAGGCCGTGCCGTACCGGGCAGCAGCATATTGGTTTATACCGATGGCCGCCCCGATAAGCCCTATCACGGCCAGATCGGTTTTGTGTCTCCCAGCGCCGAATTCACGCCGAAAAGCGTTGAAACGGAAGATCTGCGTACCGACCTGGTCTATCGCCTGCGTATTGTGGTGAATGATGCGGACGAGCATCTGCGTCAAGGGATGCCGGTGACGTTGCGTTTTGCTCAGGATGCGTCCAGCCATGAATGA
- a CDS encoding TonB-dependent receptor, translated as MRALFVVMPCALLSQAYAQEGEGSSDEMVISASRSNIEQKKSPQVVTVITKEEIEQQMLISSDSSQILSNLLPSFSPSRQKMSGSGETFRGRAPLVMIDGIPQSNPLRPTGREMHTIDFSMVERVEVIHGANATNGLGATGGVINIITRRPENGSFNQHVNVQTTVPTEKIRGETASYKTTYRVDGRQDYLDYLFAVGYEDQGLYLDGKNRPVGVDNTQGDLMDSRAYDVLAKVGYWLDDYQRVQLSVNRYRIKGENNYLSVDGDRAQGIPTTSIRGTPEGMAPHNSVWSTGLTYENHDLAGMKLSALLFNQRYEALFGADNSATFQDGALAPVGSLYDQSRAVSSKYGVKLALTKDDLLNDSLKITVGFDTLLDKSKQDLYLTRRTYVPEVEYTNYSPFMQAEYQLLEQVVLHAGVRHEIAKLKVDSYQTLAANNGVTVDGGSPKFNETLYNVGLVYSPLDSLSLFVNYSEGFGMPDVGRALRSIRTSGQDVDNFRNLKPIVTDNIETGFRFAKDRIELEASYYQSNSKLGSRVEPNADGIFIAQREKTRIQGVEMSAGYQINEQHKIKATYAHSQGKYDSDDNGSLDAKLDGLNVAPDRLITSWSANWNDKLSSFVQLNYAFDRDFDGSDKDFDGYMLVDAAVGYKLPYGRVNVAIANLLNKDYITYYSQSALVNDTRYFSGRGRTLTLGYSLDF; from the coding sequence ATGCGTGCTTTATTCGTCGTTATGCCATGTGCGCTGTTATCTCAGGCTTACGCGCAGGAAGGAGAAGGCAGTAGTGATGAGATGGTGATTTCGGCCTCCCGCTCCAACATCGAGCAGAAAAAATCACCGCAGGTGGTCACCGTGATCACCAAAGAGGAAATTGAGCAGCAGATGCTGATTTCCAGCGACAGTTCCCAAATTCTTAGCAACCTTTTACCTTCTTTCTCCCCCAGTCGGCAAAAAATGAGCGGGAGCGGTGAAACCTTTCGCGGGCGCGCGCCGTTGGTGATGATTGACGGCATTCCTCAGTCCAATCCGCTACGCCCAACCGGGCGGGAAATGCACACCATCGATTTTTCCATGGTAGAGCGCGTTGAGGTGATCCACGGCGCCAACGCCACCAACGGGCTGGGCGCCACCGGCGGCGTGATTAATATTATTACTCGGCGTCCCGAAAATGGTTCTTTCAATCAGCATGTCAACGTGCAGACCACCGTTCCCACGGAAAAGATCCGTGGCGAAACCGCCAGCTATAAAACCACCTATCGCGTCGATGGCCGCCAGGATTATCTCGACTATCTGTTTGCCGTCGGCTATGAAGATCAGGGGCTGTATCTGGATGGAAAAAACCGTCCCGTCGGGGTGGATAATACCCAGGGCGATCTGATGGATTCACGCGCCTATGACGTGCTGGCGAAAGTGGGGTATTGGCTGGATGACTATCAGCGGGTCCAGCTCAGCGTTAACCGCTACCGCATCAAAGGTGAGAATAACTACCTCAGCGTGGATGGCGACCGGGCGCAGGGGATCCCCACCACTTCGATACGCGGCACGCCGGAAGGCATGGCGCCGCACAATAGCGTCTGGTCAACCGGTTTGACCTACGAAAATCACGATTTGGCGGGGATGAAGCTATCCGCGCTGCTGTTCAATCAGCGCTATGAAGCGCTGTTCGGCGCCGATAATTCCGCCACCTTTCAGGACGGCGCGCTCGCCCCGGTCGGTTCACTTTACGATCAGTCCAGAGCGGTATCGTCCAAATATGGCGTCAAGCTGGCGCTGACCAAAGACGACCTGCTGAATGACAGCCTGAAAATCACCGTCGGCTTCGATACCCTGTTGGATAAAAGCAAGCAGGATCTCTATCTGACCCGGCGCACTTATGTGCCGGAAGTGGAATACACCAACTATTCGCCATTTATGCAGGCGGAATATCAGCTATTGGAACAGGTGGTGCTGCATGCCGGCGTGCGTCATGAAATCGCCAAGCTCAAAGTCGATAGCTACCAGACGCTGGCGGCCAACAACGGCGTAACCGTAGACGGCGGCAGCCCGAAATTCAATGAGACGCTGTACAACGTCGGTCTGGTCTATTCGCCGCTGGATTCGTTAAGCCTGTTTGTTAACTATTCGGAAGGATTTGGTATGCCGGACGTGGGGCGCGCGCTGCGTTCCATCAGAACGTCAGGACAGGATGTCGATAACTTCCGCAATCTGAAACCGATCGTGACGGACAACATCGAAACCGGGTTCCGCTTCGCCAAAGATCGCATAGAGCTGGAAGCCAGCTACTATCAGTCCAACTCGAAACTGGGCAGCCGCGTGGAGCCGAATGCGGACGGTATCTTTATCGCGCAGCGGGAGAAAACGCGCATTCAGGGCGTAGAGATGAGCGCCGGTTATCAGATTAACGAACAGCACAAGATCAAGGCGACTTACGCGCACAGCCAGGGCAAATACGACAGCGACGACAACGGCAGTCTTGATGCCAAACTGGACGGGCTGAACGTTGCGCCGGATCGGCTCATCACCAGTTGGTCGGCCAACTGGAACGATAAGCTCAGTTCGTTTGTGCAGCTCAACTACGCCTTCGATCGCGACTTCGACGGCAGTGATAAGGACTTTGACGGCTACATGCTGGTGGATGCGGCCGTGGGGTACAAACTTCCCTACGGTCGGGTCAATGTTGCGATCGCCAACCTGCTGAACAAGGATTACATCACGTACTATTCACAAAGCGCGCTGGTCAACGATACCCGCTACTTCTCCGGTCGCGGACGTACGCTGACGCTGGGGTACTCCCTTGATTTCTGA
- a CDS encoding FecCD family ABC transporter permease, whose amino-acid sequence MAKMAILASGMALLGVALFASLMAGPTAIPFSVVWQALFHHDPQQIDHILVTTTRLARTVIALVVGASLAVAGALMQAMTRNPLASPGLFGINAGAMFFIVSLSTLLPLSSQSALTWVAYAGAAVAGGTVYFLGTLGNGRTSQLRIVLAGAAITALFISFTQALLVINQEGLDSILFWLAGSVAGRDLAMIWPMLPYFALAMLGALLLAPHINILVAGDEIARGLGQRTVLVRSLMALCVIALAGGAVAIAGSIGFIGLIVPHMARGLLSADHRWLLPGCALLGAALLLLADVAARLLIVPQEIPVGAMTALLGAPFFIYLARRGLRHG is encoded by the coding sequence ATGGCGAAAATGGCGATTCTGGCTTCAGGGATGGCGCTGTTGGGCGTGGCGCTGTTTGCCAGCCTGATGGCCGGGCCGACGGCCATCCCTTTCTCTGTGGTCTGGCAGGCGCTGTTCCATCACGATCCTCAGCAAATCGATCATATTCTGGTAACCACCACCCGTCTGGCGCGCACGGTGATTGCGCTGGTCGTCGGCGCCAGTCTGGCCGTCGCCGGGGCGCTGATGCAGGCGATGACGCGTAACCCGCTGGCCTCTCCCGGTCTGTTTGGCATCAATGCCGGCGCGATGTTTTTTATCGTCAGCCTTTCCACGCTGTTGCCGCTCTCCAGCCAGAGCGCGCTGACGTGGGTGGCCTACGCGGGGGCGGCGGTCGCCGGCGGCACGGTCTACTTTCTCGGCACCTTGGGTAACGGCCGAACCAGCCAGTTGCGTATTGTGCTGGCTGGGGCGGCCATCACCGCGCTGTTTATCTCTTTTACCCAGGCGCTGCTGGTGATCAACCAGGAAGGGCTGGACAGCATCCTGTTCTGGCTGGCGGGGTCGGTGGCCGGGCGCGATCTCGCCATGATCTGGCCCATGCTGCCTTATTTTGCGCTGGCCATGCTGGGTGCGCTGCTGCTGGCGCCGCATATCAATATTCTGGTGGCCGGCGATGAAATTGCCAGAGGGCTGGGGCAGCGTACGGTATTGGTTCGTAGCCTGATGGCGCTGTGCGTCATTGCGCTGGCCGGCGGCGCGGTCGCCATTGCCGGCAGCATCGGATTTATCGGTTTGATTGTGCCGCATATGGCGCGCGGCCTGTTATCCGCCGATCACCGCTGGCTGCTCCCCGGCTGCGCGCTGCTGGGCGCGGCGCTGCTATTGCTGGCCGACGTTGCCGCCAGACTCCTGATTGTGCCGCAGGAAATTCCGGTCGGCGCGATGACGGCGCTGTTGGGCGCGCCGTTCTTTATCTACCTCGCCAGAAGAGGTCTTCGTCATGGATAA
- a CDS encoding FecCD family ABC transporter permease yields the protein MDKLYAVRVGRFSRQFAGRTMAVAGVLMVITLAVMLFSLTQGKVRISVAEVMQALFAASDSGIDFIVNQLRLARIVLAMLVGGALAVSGLMLQSLVRNPLASPDILGITSGASAAAVGFLSFFSTALSQHWMPLAAIGGAWLMALLITLLAWRQGASPIRLVLVGVGLSALTGAATTMMLVFSPLTTTLSAYVWLTGSVYGAQWQDVRSLAVWLAAILPFIVLLARHVNVHELDDDLALGVGLPVKAMRLALLSVSVALAGAAIAYAGAMAFVGLVAPHIAKRLVGRSFPGLALVAALVGANLVMLADLAGRTLFLPLDLPAGVFVSALGTPFFIYLLIRQCR from the coding sequence ATGGATAAGCTGTACGCCGTTCGCGTCGGCCGCTTTTCGCGCCAGTTTGCCGGACGCACGATGGCCGTCGCCGGCGTGCTGATGGTCATCACGCTGGCGGTGATGCTGTTCTCGCTGACTCAAGGCAAGGTACGGATTTCTGTGGCGGAGGTGATGCAGGCGCTGTTCGCCGCTTCGGACAGCGGTATTGATTTTATCGTCAATCAACTGCGGTTGGCGCGTATTGTGCTGGCGATGCTGGTGGGCGGCGCGCTGGCCGTGTCCGGATTGATGTTGCAAAGTCTGGTGCGCAACCCGCTGGCTTCGCCGGATATTCTCGGTATCACCAGCGGCGCGTCGGCCGCGGCGGTGGGGTTTCTGTCATTTTTTTCGACCGCGCTCAGCCAGCATTGGATGCCGCTGGCGGCTATCGGCGGGGCATGGCTGATGGCGTTGCTCATTACGCTATTGGCCTGGAGGCAGGGCGCCTCGCCGATACGGCTGGTGCTGGTGGGCGTGGGGCTGTCGGCGCTTACCGGCGCGGCCACCACCATGATGCTGGTATTCAGCCCGCTGACGACCACGCTGTCGGCCTATGTCTGGTTGACCGGCAGCGTTTACGGCGCGCAGTGGCAGGATGTGCGTTCGCTGGCGGTATGGCTGGCCGCCATACTGCCGTTTATTGTGTTACTGGCCCGGCACGTCAATGTTCACGAACTGGATGACGATCTGGCGCTGGGCGTGGGATTGCCGGTCAAAGCGATGCGGTTGGCGCTGTTGTCCGTCAGCGTGGCGCTGGCCGGCGCCGCTATCGCCTATGCGGGCGCGATGGCGTTTGTCGGGCTGGTGGCGCCTCATATTGCTAAAAGACTGGTAGGACGATCGTTCCCCGGTCTGGCTCTCGTCGCCGCGTTGGTGGGCGCGAATCTGGTTATGCTCGCCGATCTGGCCGGGCGCACGCTGTTTTTGCCGCTCGATCTGCCCGCCGGCGTGTTTGTTTCGGCGCTGGGGACGCCTTTTTTCATCTATTTACTGATTCGGCAATGCCGCTGA
- a CDS encoding ABC transporter substrate-binding protein produces MLLLLLTGGAQASSPPRLIHHALGETVIGGTPQRVVTLFQGATDTAVALGIKPIGVVDSWTEKPTYKYLRPVLNGVTHVGLETQPSLEDIALLKPDLIIASRFRNEKIYGLLSQIAPTVALDEVFEFKKTVQVMGVALNREAQADRLLTDWRRRVDGLRERLLARVGANWPLSVSVMEFRGDHVRNYLSGSFAGSILSEIGFVWPQRGASSQGILQKLTSKESIPVLDADLFFLFIRPENPAVQQNYRDWVSHPLWRRMNAPRQEHVYRVDSVVWILSGGIIGANKVLDDIERHLLGARDAA; encoded by the coding sequence GTGCTGCTGTTATTGCTGACGGGCGGGGCGCAGGCGTCCTCGCCCCCGCGCCTGATCCATCATGCCTTAGGGGAAACCGTGATCGGCGGCACGCCGCAGCGGGTGGTGACGCTATTTCAGGGCGCGACCGATACCGCCGTCGCACTGGGGATTAAGCCTATCGGCGTGGTGGACTCCTGGACGGAAAAACCGACCTATAAATATCTGCGTCCGGTGCTGAATGGCGTGACGCACGTCGGGCTGGAAACCCAGCCCAGTCTGGAAGATATCGCGCTGTTAAAGCCCGACCTGATCATCGCATCGCGTTTTCGCAATGAGAAAATCTATGGCCTGCTCTCGCAGATTGCGCCTACGGTGGCGCTGGATGAAGTTTTTGAGTTCAAAAAAACCGTTCAGGTGATGGGCGTGGCGCTAAACCGGGAGGCACAGGCCGATCGGCTGCTAACGGATTGGCGGCGCAGGGTGGACGGACTGCGTGAACGGCTGCTGGCGCGCGTCGGCGCGAATTGGCCGCTGAGCGTGTCGGTGATGGAGTTTCGCGGCGATCATGTGCGCAATTATTTATCCGGCAGCTTTGCCGGCTCTATTCTCTCTGAGATCGGTTTCGTCTGGCCGCAGCGCGGCGCATCGTCGCAGGGAATATTGCAAAAGCTGACCAGCAAGGAAAGTATTCCGGTGCTGGATGCCGATCTGTTCTTCTTGTTTATTCGTCCTGAAAACCCCGCCGTGCAGCAAAACTACCGTGACTGGGTGTCCCATCCGCTCTGGCGGCGGATGAACGCGCCCCGGCAGGAACACGTTTATCGGGTGGACAGCGTGGTCTGGATCCTGTCGGGCGGCATTATCGGGGCGAACAAGGTGCTGGACGACATTGAACGCCATCTTCTCGGCGCCAGGGACGCGGCGTAA
- a CDS encoding ABC transporter permease: protein MFHRLWTLIIKELQSLLREPQTRAILMLPVIIQVGLFPFAATLDVTNATIAVYSEDNGQASVELTQRIAKAKAFPNVLLLRASQEIAPTLDNQRALLIVRFPPQFSRNIARGESTSLQIILDGRHSNSAQIAAGYVQKIVQDYQLELSADTPKINNSELVVRHWYNPNLDYKWFVVPSLIALITTIGVLIVTALSVAREREQGTLEQLLVSPLSTWQIFVGKAVPALIVATFQATIVLLAGIFAYQIPFAGSLLLFYPTILIYGLSLVGFGLFISSLCSTQQQAFIGVFVFLMPAILLSGYVSPVENMPQWLQNATWINPIRHFTEITKQIYLKDADFSIIWQSLWPLLIIIVITGSAAYAIFRRKVA from the coding sequence ATGTTTCATCGTTTGTGGACATTAATCATCAAGGAACTCCAGTCTCTGCTGCGTGAACCGCAAACCCGCGCCATTCTGATGCTGCCGGTGATTATTCAGGTTGGTCTGTTTCCGTTCGCCGCTACGCTGGACGTGACCAATGCCACGATTGCCGTCTACAGCGAAGACAACGGTCAGGCCTCCGTTGAACTGACCCAACGTATCGCCAAGGCCAAAGCCTTCCCCAACGTGCTGTTGTTGCGCGCGTCGCAAGAGATCGCGCCCACGCTGGACAACCAGCGGGCATTGTTAATCGTCCGTTTTCCGCCGCAGTTCTCCCGCAATATTGCCCGCGGCGAGAGCACGTCGCTCCAGATCATCCTGGACGGACGACACTCCAACAGCGCCCAGATCGCCGCCGGTTATGTGCAGAAGATCGTTCAGGATTACCAGTTGGAATTATCGGCCGACACCCCGAAAATCAACAACAGCGAGTTGGTGGTCCGCCACTGGTATAACCCGAATCTGGATTACAAATGGTTTGTGGTTCCCTCGCTGATTGCCTTGATCACCACCATCGGCGTGCTGATCGTCACCGCGCTTTCGGTCGCCCGCGAACGTGAACAGGGCACGCTGGAACAGCTATTGGTGTCGCCGCTGTCCACCTGGCAGATATTTGTCGGCAAGGCGGTGCCGGCGTTGATTGTCGCCACCTTCCAGGCCACCATCGTGCTGCTGGCCGGGATATTCGCCTATCAGATCCCTTTTGCCGGCTCACTGCTGCTGTTCTACCCCACCATCCTGATTTACGGCCTGTCGCTGGTCGGATTCGGACTGTTTATCTCTTCGCTCTGCTCCACCCAGCAGCAGGCGTTTATCGGCGTGTTCGTGTTTCTGATGCCGGCGATTCTATTATCCGGCTATGTCTCTCCGGTGGAGAACATGCCGCAGTGGTTACAGAACGCCACCTGGATTAACCCTATCCGCCATTTCACTGAAATCACCAAGCAGATCTACCTGAAAGACGCGGATTTCTCGATTATCTGGCAAAGCCTATGGCCGTTGCTGATCATTATCGTCATCACCGGTTCCGCCGCCTACGCCATCTTCCGGCGCAAGGTCGCCTGA